A stretch of Paenibacillus sp. URB8-2 DNA encodes these proteins:
- a CDS encoding bifunctional 2',3'-cyclic-nucleotide 2'-phosphodiesterase/3'-nucleotidase codes for MGKKRWNKPLVSVLATAVLSAQVLGGIFTGSLWGANKAEAAASGGSLLPKIDLRLMSTTDVHTNVYGWDYFKNAPSTSVGLARTATLIKAAKLEQPNNLLLDNGDLIQGTPLGTYEAKIEPVTQAVYDSKPHPMIAALNALEYDAATFGNHEFNYGLEFLDRTINGSSTDSVKTKANFPYINANIYVDDHDNDPSNDVNKFTPYIIIPKTVTDSDGNPHTINVGLLGLVTPQIMDWDKANLEGKVITKDIAETATKFIPEMRSTSNRQGIAADVVVVMAHTGFDATAAGAGAENDISELSQVKGIDAITFSHTHKVFPTNGNNTSLDASFKDPATKQPYSYIDNVNGHIHDVPAVQAGYGGGFLGIIDLSITQENGKWVVDKAASKALTRSADKIAEDPAILATVGADHQATIAYTNTTLGTTTAPMNSYFALVQDDPTVQIVTYAQKQYVEKEIATNPALVQYKDLPILSVGAPFKAGRNGPGEYTSIDAGPLTIRSASDLYLYDNTLKAIKVKGSVVKEWLEMSAGAFNRIKPGISTPQSLLNPAFAVYNFDVIDGIKYKIDVTKNAKYKPDGTINDLSSSRVTEVTYNNAPLDPNMDFIVVTNNYRASGGGNFPGVKGSTMIMDTQTENRQVLMDSIKDAGTIDPTADNNWSLAPIKGNVNVTFTSSPDAKNVLPGNIKDTGVSDAKGFEVYNLSIKETVPAPTQDVEVHLIGINDFHGQLDTTSVVSGKNVGTAAVLATYLNQTRAKYVNSLLFHNGDSVGASAPVSSLERDEPTHEWMNLMKFDVGTLGNHEFDQGVAALKSQIFGGVDPKNNKVVHAGADFDYINANAVDSKTNTPIINPYVIKEIGGVKIGFIGVVTKATPSKVSPEGTAGVRFLSPEEEVQAIGKYAAEIQSQGVQTIVVLAHDPASTKGDVTTGEAADLANALPANSPVDVIVAGDNHALANGVVNGKLIVQAYSYGTAFEDIKLVIDHTSGDVKTKSAVVTTTFQDGVTPDPATATLVNKYLNLHPELTKPVGTTDGTITRTDAYNNESALGNLIADAMISADFGDGKGPADFAFMNPGGIRADLPKGNVSFGDLAKIQPFGNTLVKLTLTGAQIKTLLQQQWGVKADGTADTKTLQISGLKYTANMYLPVANRVASLTKADGTSIKPDQTYTAVVNNFMAAGGDNYKVLTQASASVAGPIDLDVFYDYIVKTFKGGMITSKIEGRITNKLSPAVVSLPGSLPTAAPSPSASPSGAPSATPAPSATPAPAASSAPVFKDVEKVAWAKEAISSLAAKGIIKGVDGSNFAPAKNVTRAEFVTMLVRALNLDNTGASSAFKDVKQGVWYSDSIAAAVQAGIVKGSGSGKFEPGREITREEMAIMIVNALKGQLQPVDKNAALQKFADKSKIAPYAQEAVAQLTELGIVNGVNAEKFAPKGIANRAQAAVIIYRMLEKKAS; via the coding sequence ATGGGGAAGAAACGATGGAACAAGCCTCTCGTTTCCGTACTGGCGACTGCCGTACTCTCTGCGCAGGTGCTTGGCGGAATATTCACGGGTTCGCTGTGGGGTGCTAACAAGGCAGAGGCTGCCGCTTCCGGGGGCTCTTTGCTGCCTAAAATTGACCTGCGGTTAATGAGCACGACGGACGTACACACGAATGTATACGGCTGGGATTATTTCAAGAATGCCCCATCTACTTCGGTCGGACTCGCGCGGACGGCTACCTTGATCAAGGCGGCGAAACTTGAGCAACCGAACAACCTGCTGCTAGACAACGGGGACCTGATCCAGGGAACGCCGCTCGGTACATATGAGGCGAAGATTGAGCCGGTGACTCAGGCGGTCTACGATTCCAAGCCCCACCCGATGATTGCGGCGCTGAATGCCCTGGAATACGATGCGGCGACCTTCGGCAATCATGAGTTCAACTATGGTCTGGAATTCCTGGATCGGACGATAAACGGCAGTTCCACCGATAGTGTAAAAACAAAAGCTAATTTTCCTTATATCAATGCGAATATTTATGTAGACGATCATGATAATGATCCGAGCAATGACGTTAACAAGTTTACCCCATATATTATCATTCCTAAAACAGTGACAGACAGCGACGGAAATCCTCACACCATTAATGTGGGTCTCCTTGGTCTCGTAACTCCGCAAATCATGGACTGGGACAAAGCCAATCTGGAAGGGAAAGTCATTACCAAGGACATTGCCGAAACCGCGACGAAATTCATCCCTGAAATGAGATCGACAAGCAATCGTCAAGGTATTGCCGCTGACGTCGTCGTTGTCATGGCTCATACCGGTTTCGATGCTACCGCTGCAGGCGCGGGCGCCGAGAACGACATCAGCGAGCTGAGTCAGGTTAAAGGCATTGATGCCATCACCTTCTCACATACCCATAAAGTATTCCCGACGAACGGTAATAACACTTCGCTGGACGCTTCCTTCAAAGATCCGGCAACCAAGCAGCCTTACAGTTATATTGACAATGTGAACGGCCATATTCACGACGTTCCGGCTGTGCAGGCTGGTTACGGCGGCGGCTTCCTCGGCATTATCGATCTCTCGATCACTCAAGAGAACGGGAAGTGGGTGGTGGACAAGGCGGCTTCCAAAGCTTTGACCCGTTCGGCAGATAAAATTGCCGAGGATCCCGCCATTTTGGCTACGGTTGGGGCCGATCATCAGGCTACTATCGCTTACACCAATACAACGCTCGGCACGACAACGGCTCCGATGAACAGCTATTTTGCCCTGGTACAGGATGATCCGACCGTTCAAATCGTGACCTATGCCCAAAAACAGTATGTGGAAAAAGAAATCGCCACCAATCCAGCCCTGGTCCAATATAAAGACCTGCCGATTCTCAGCGTGGGCGCTCCTTTCAAGGCGGGACGCAACGGCCCTGGCGAATATACGAGCATCGACGCCGGTCCGCTGACGATCCGCAGCGCGAGCGATCTGTATCTGTACGACAACACGCTGAAAGCGATCAAGGTCAAAGGCTCGGTCGTCAAAGAATGGCTGGAAATGAGCGCAGGCGCGTTCAACCGGATCAAACCGGGCATTTCCACACCGCAGTCCCTGCTGAATCCGGCGTTTGCCGTGTACAACTTCGACGTGATTGACGGAATCAAGTACAAAATCGACGTAACCAAGAATGCAAAATACAAACCGGACGGCACGATTAATGACCTATCTTCGAGCCGTGTAACGGAAGTGACTTACAACAATGCGCCGCTTGATCCGAATATGGATTTCATCGTGGTTACGAACAACTACCGCGCAAGCGGAGGAGGCAACTTCCCGGGTGTCAAAGGTTCCACGATGATCATGGACACTCAAACCGAGAACCGTCAGGTCCTGATGGATTCTATCAAAGATGCGGGTACGATTGACCCGACAGCTGATAACAACTGGTCTCTGGCACCGATCAAGGGCAATGTCAATGTGACCTTCACTTCCTCGCCTGACGCGAAGAATGTTCTTCCTGGAAACATCAAGGATACAGGGGTATCCGATGCCAAGGGATTTGAGGTCTACAACCTGAGCATTAAAGAAACGGTTCCCGCTCCTACCCAGGACGTTGAAGTTCACTTGATCGGCATCAACGATTTCCACGGTCAGCTTGACACTACATCCGTGGTCAGCGGAAAGAATGTAGGGACGGCAGCGGTCCTCGCGACTTACCTGAACCAGACCCGAGCAAAATATGTGAATTCTCTGCTCTTCCATAACGGGGACTCCGTCGGCGCGTCGGCTCCGGTATCCTCGCTTGAGCGCGACGAACCGACCCACGAATGGATGAATCTGATGAAATTCGATGTCGGCACCCTGGGCAACCATGAGTTTGACCAAGGCGTCGCGGCACTGAAGTCGCAAATCTTTGGCGGCGTTGATCCGAAGAATAATAAAGTCGTTCATGCCGGTGCGGATTTCGACTATATCAATGCCAATGCAGTAGACAGCAAGACGAACACACCGATTATCAATCCTTACGTCATCAAAGAAATCGGCGGCGTAAAGATCGGCTTTATCGGTGTGGTGACCAAGGCAACTCCAAGCAAGGTTTCTCCTGAAGGCACAGCGGGCGTCCGCTTCCTGTCTCCAGAAGAAGAAGTCCAGGCTATCGGGAAGTACGCAGCCGAGATTCAAAGCCAAGGCGTCCAAACGATCGTTGTGCTGGCGCATGACCCTGCTTCCACCAAGGGCGATGTCACAACGGGCGAAGCCGCCGATCTGGCTAACGCTCTTCCAGCCAACTCGCCGGTTGACGTTATCGTTGCCGGAGACAACCATGCACTGGCTAACGGGGTTGTCAACGGCAAACTGATTGTCCAGGCTTATTCTTACGGTACGGCGTTTGAGGACATCAAGCTTGTAATCGACCATACCTCAGGCGATGTCAAGACGAAGTCGGCCGTTGTGACCACCACCTTCCAAGATGGTGTAACCCCTGATCCGGCAACCGCTACTCTTGTTAACAAGTACCTTAATCTGCATCCGGAGCTGACCAAGCCGGTAGGCACGACGGACGGCACGATTACCCGCACCGACGCTTACAATAATGAGTCTGCTCTTGGCAACCTGATTGCAGACGCTATGATTAGCGCAGATTTCGGCGACGGCAAAGGACCGGCGGACTTCGCGTTCATGAATCCGGGCGGTATCCGGGCGGATCTTCCGAAAGGCAACGTCTCGTTCGGCGATCTGGCCAAAATCCAGCCGTTCGGCAACACGCTAGTGAAGCTGACGCTCACCGGTGCGCAAATCAAGACTCTGCTGCAGCAGCAATGGGGCGTGAAAGCCGACGGAACGGCCGACACCAAAACGCTGCAAATTTCCGGCCTGAAGTATACGGCAAATATGTATCTGCCGGTAGCCAACCGCGTTGCCAGTCTCACCAAGGCTGACGGCACATCGATTAAACCGGATCAAACGTATACTGCGGTTGTGAATAACTTTATGGCGGCAGGCGGAGACAACTACAAAGTTCTGACCCAAGCCAGCGCCTCCGTCGCCGGGCCGATCGACCTCGACGTGTTCTATGATTACATCGTGAAGACCTTCAAGGGCGGAATGATCACATCCAAAATTGAAGGACGCATCACCAACAAACTGAGCCCGGCAGTGGTTTCTTTACCAGGGTCATTGCCAACAGCTGCGCCTAGCCCGTCTGCATCTCCAAGCGGGGCGCCTTCGGCTACGCCGGCACCGAGCGCTACACCGGCTCCTGCCGCATCTTCGGCACCTGTGTTCAAGGATGTGGAGAAAGTCGCATGGGCGAAGGAAGCCATCAGCTCCCTGGCGGCCAAAGGCATCATTAAAGGCGTGGACGGAAGCAATTTTGCACCGGCCAAAAATGTTACCCGCGCGGAATTTGTCACGATGCTTGTGCGCGCTCTGAATCTGGATAATACCGGAGCGAGCAGTGCATTCAAGGACGTCAAGCAGGGCGTCTGGTATTCGGATTCCATCGCCGCAGCGGTTCAGGCGGGCATTGTGAAAGGTTCCGGAAGCGGCAAATTCGAACCGGGACGTGAAATTACCCGTGAAGAAATGGCGATTATGATCGTTAACGCTCTTAAAGGACAGCTTCAGCCGGTGGACAAGAATGCGGCGCTGCAGAAGTTTGCCGACAAGTCCAAAATTGCGCCTTACGCGCAGGAAGCCGTCGCGCAGCTGACTGAGCTTGGAATTGTGAACGGTGTGAATGCCGAGAAATTCGCACCGAAGGGCATAGCCAACCGCGCTCAGGCGGCGGTTATTATCTACCGTATGCTGGAGAAGAAAGCCTCCTAA
- the murQ gene encoding N-acetylmuramic acid 6-phosphate etherase, protein MDSILDGLITEQPNDKTSAIDQLNSAEIMALINDEDRLVAGVITELIPQIAAAADRIVEAFRSGGRLFYVGAGTSGRIGILDASECPPTYGTDPDMVQGLIAGGFQAVKDPVEGAEDSEELGAADLEAAGVNAGDVVIGIAASGRTPYVLGAMKRAGELGAAVFGICNNHGTPMSQTGFPVIEAVVGPEVVMGSTRMKSGTAQKLILNMLTTTAMIRIGKVYRNLMVDLNPSNKKLVHRAKRIIALATEASAAEIEEAYRESEGQVKTAIVMLLAGVSAAEAHRRLSASGGFVHGATTAAKPGRPI, encoded by the coding sequence ATGGATTCCATTCTTGATGGCTTAATTACAGAACAGCCCAACGACAAGACAAGCGCCATCGATCAGTTGAATTCAGCTGAAATTATGGCATTGATTAATGATGAAGACCGGCTGGTCGCCGGAGTGATCACGGAGCTGATCCCGCAAATCGCCGCGGCGGCTGACCGAATCGTAGAAGCCTTCCGCTCCGGCGGACGCTTGTTCTACGTCGGCGCGGGAACCAGCGGGCGAATCGGCATTCTCGACGCCTCCGAATGTCCGCCGACCTACGGGACGGACCCGGATATGGTTCAGGGGTTGATTGCCGGCGGCTTCCAAGCCGTCAAAGACCCCGTCGAAGGCGCGGAGGACAGCGAGGAGCTTGGCGCCGCCGATCTGGAAGCCGCCGGCGTCAACGCCGGGGACGTTGTCATCGGCATTGCAGCCAGCGGCCGCACGCCTTACGTTCTCGGAGCAATGAAGCGGGCCGGGGAACTTGGCGCCGCCGTGTTCGGCATTTGCAACAACCACGGAACGCCCATGTCGCAAACGGGCTTCCCGGTGATCGAAGCCGTCGTCGGACCCGAGGTCGTCATGGGCTCTACCCGGATGAAATCCGGGACTGCGCAGAAGCTGATCCTCAATATGCTGACCACCACCGCCATGATCCGGATCGGGAAGGTGTACCGCAATCTGATGGTTGATTTGAATCCTTCCAATAAGAAGCTTGTCCATCGCGCCAAACGGATAATCGCCCTTGCCACGGAAGCGTCCGCCGCCGAAATCGAAGAAGCCTACCGGGAATCGGAAGGCCAGGTCAAAACCGCCATCGTCATGCTGCTGGCCGGCGTAAGCGCCGCCGAAGCGCATCGCCGGCTGTCCGCCTCGGGCGGTTTCGTCCATGGCGCAACGACCGCGGCGAAGCCGGGCCGACCAATCTAA
- a CDS encoding N-acetylglucosamine kinase, translating to MKVYLGLDGGGTKTDAAAVDSQGSVLVRFAGGPSNPHGATFDKAVMELDKTIRGLLSSLPHKDIQLEGICLGMSGIDTSEERFLISSAVSRTLADESGDIPVAVASEGQISLMAALGQEFGVQIISGTGSICYACAPDGSHWRTGGWGHHLGDEGSGYSIGLRALKAVMRSFDGVQPPTLITDIILEEYGFARITDLKSYIYQPERGKADIAGFAKACLKASSGGDACAIQIVTEEAEALTDTAAALLKRLPAKLGSRVVLTGSIFGHSPLFGRTLRGKLLDRFPSLDFVDGTSAPPPSVGAALLARKWFGGPDTENNNDRRK from the coding sequence ATGAAGGTATACCTCGGTCTTGATGGAGGAGGAACCAAAACCGATGCCGCCGCGGTAGATTCGCAAGGTTCCGTCCTCGTGCGTTTTGCCGGCGGTCCCTCCAATCCACATGGCGCAACCTTTGACAAAGCGGTGATGGAATTGGACAAGACCATTCGCGGACTGCTGTCTTCTCTGCCGCATAAGGATATTCAGCTCGAAGGTATCTGCCTCGGAATGTCAGGTATCGATACATCTGAGGAACGTTTCCTCATAAGCTCGGCTGTTAGCCGGACCTTAGCCGATGAGTCCGGCGATATTCCGGTCGCGGTCGCTTCCGAAGGGCAAATTTCGCTCATGGCCGCGTTGGGGCAGGAGTTCGGTGTTCAAATCATATCCGGCACCGGCTCGATCTGCTACGCCTGTGCCCCAGACGGCTCACACTGGCGCACAGGCGGCTGGGGACATCATTTGGGCGACGAAGGCAGCGGCTACAGTATCGGCCTGCGCGCGCTCAAAGCGGTGATGCGCAGCTTCGACGGCGTTCAGCCGCCGACCTTAATAACCGATATCATCCTTGAAGAATACGGCTTCGCCCGCATTACCGATTTGAAGAGCTACATTTATCAACCAGAGCGGGGTAAAGCGGATATCGCCGGCTTTGCCAAGGCATGTCTGAAAGCCTCTTCCGGCGGAGACGCATGCGCTATTCAGATCGTCACAGAGGAAGCCGAAGCGCTAACGGATACGGCCGCCGCGCTGCTGAAGCGGCTTCCAGCGAAGCTCGGGAGCCGGGTCGTACTGACCGGCTCCATCTTCGGCCATTCGCCCTTGTTTGGGCGAACGCTCCGCGGCAAGCTTCTGGACCGATTTCCATCGCTTGATTTTGTGGACGGAACTTCGGCGCCGCCGCCCTCGGTCGGCGCGGCGCTTCTCGCCCGCAAATGGTTCGGCGGTCCGGATACAGAGAACAACAATGACAGGAGGAAATAA
- a CDS encoding MurR/RpiR family transcriptional regulator, which yields MNGGLIRLREMLESLNPSESKIASYILQHPDEIIHLSVAELALKSGSSQAAIVRLCKSIGFKGYQELKIKVAGDLHTRDPVIAGYQEIRPNDTVSAIMQNVSNNNIQSIRDTLTILDPAMVELAVEALDRARRIYFFGVGASNLIAMDAQQKFLRINKTSLSFADPHVQLTSAITADSGDTAVCISYSGETKEVIRAASLFKEQGGTVISIAKYGNSTLSRQADIPLCTSSTENEIRSGAMASRITQLNLIDILYLAVASRNYEQSVIYLEKSRQSIKRL from the coding sequence ATGAATGGCGGTCTGATTCGTTTACGGGAAATGCTGGAGTCGCTTAATCCGTCGGAAAGCAAAATTGCTTCTTACATCCTTCAGCATCCCGATGAAATCATTCATCTTTCGGTTGCCGAGCTGGCGCTGAAGAGCGGCTCCAGTCAGGCGGCGATCGTCCGGCTGTGCAAGAGCATCGGCTTCAAAGGCTACCAGGAGCTCAAGATCAAAGTCGCCGGCGATCTCCATACACGGGACCCTGTCATTGCCGGCTATCAGGAGATCCGTCCGAATGACACAGTGTCCGCTATTATGCAGAACGTATCGAATAACAATATTCAGTCGATACGGGATACGCTGACGATTTTGGACCCCGCCATGGTGGAGCTTGCGGTTGAGGCGCTGGACAGGGCGAGACGGATTTACTTTTTTGGCGTGGGAGCGTCGAATTTGATCGCCATGGACGCCCAGCAGAAATTTTTGCGGATTAACAAGACGAGCCTTTCCTTTGCCGATCCCCACGTCCAGCTGACAAGCGCGATAACGGCTGATTCCGGCGATACGGCGGTATGCATTTCGTACTCGGGAGAGACGAAGGAGGTCATCCGGGCCGCGTCCCTGTTCAAGGAACAGGGAGGGACGGTGATCAGCATCGCCAAATACGGCAATTCCACGCTGAGCCGCCAAGCCGACATCCCGCTCTGCACCTCTTCCACGGAAAATGAAATCCGCAGCGGCGCGATGGCTTCCCGGATTACGCAGCTTAATCTGATCGACATCCTGTATCTCGCGGTCGCCAGCCGTAATTATGAGCAGTCCGTTATTTATTTGGAGAAGAGCCGTCAGAGCATCAAGCGGCTTTAA
- a CDS encoding ABC transporter substrate-binding protein, which produces MKKSLMLCMILVLVLMTACGNSDKGATSANSPEAKDTVTVWTYPVHGTYEDELKGLVSAFETEHPNITVKTEMLSWAEGPQKFDVALNAGSPPDLYFHSVDGTYVNTGLALDLDPYMTDDIKNDYLPGTLELAQIGGKQYGLPLYQFEWGWGGNKRILEEAGVDWKSIQQNGWTWSQFTETAAKLTKKLANGSTQYGLVTDGTSLDFIEMLTRNNGMPDVLNEKGEFQWGDDRIKDTLSFIKNLIDKGYMPKETAAIAPAKRSDMFYAGQAAIISKAIPYYDVMIKNRNKDIDAGKVTGEKIDFVLLPVPHGDNAPAKTTMGAEGYIAFKQKNDKGEQHAKNTFTVMEYLSNAKAGNASNELVLPFVRKSQADMYAGKELGTADTIAASKKMAENIQIPVTLSLDTAKAAKMKQFKEQVVTPNIQALYSGEKTPEAITEDFKGKAGQMLGQ; this is translated from the coding sequence ATGAAAAAGAGTCTCATGCTGTGTATGATTTTGGTCCTTGTTCTAATGACCGCCTGCGGAAATTCGGACAAAGGAGCCACTTCCGCCAATTCTCCGGAAGCCAAGGATACCGTAACAGTCTGGACATATCCGGTTCACGGCACCTATGAAGATGAACTGAAGGGCTTGGTGTCGGCTTTTGAAACGGAGCATCCGAACATTACGGTCAAGACCGAAATGCTGTCCTGGGCCGAAGGCCCGCAGAAGTTCGACGTGGCGCTGAACGCGGGCAGCCCGCCGGACTTGTACTTCCACAGCGTGGACGGAACGTATGTGAACACAGGCCTGGCGCTTGATCTCGATCCCTACATGACGGATGACATCAAGAATGATTATTTGCCGGGCACGCTGGAGCTTGCCCAAATTGGCGGCAAACAGTACGGGCTTCCGCTGTATCAGTTTGAGTGGGGCTGGGGCGGCAACAAGCGCATTCTCGAAGAAGCGGGGGTAGACTGGAAGAGCATTCAGCAAAACGGCTGGACCTGGTCCCAGTTTACCGAAACGGCCGCAAAGCTGACCAAGAAGCTGGCTAACGGCTCCACACAGTACGGACTGGTGACGGACGGCACATCCCTTGATTTCATTGAAATGCTGACCCGTAACAACGGCATGCCGGACGTTCTGAATGAGAAGGGCGAATTCCAGTGGGGCGACGACCGGATCAAGGATACGCTTAGCTTTATCAAAAATCTGATCGACAAGGGATACATGCCGAAGGAAACCGCGGCGATTGCCCCGGCGAAGCGCTCGGACATGTTCTATGCCGGCCAGGCCGCCATTATTTCCAAGGCGATTCCTTACTATGATGTGATGATCAAGAACCGCAACAAAGATATTGACGCAGGCAAAGTGACCGGTGAAAAAATCGATTTTGTTCTGCTGCCCGTACCGCATGGTGACAATGCGCCGGCCAAAACGACCATGGGCGCCGAAGGCTACATCGCCTTCAAACAGAAGAATGACAAGGGCGAGCAGCACGCCAAGAACACATTTACGGTGATGGAATACCTCAGCAACGCCAAGGCCGGCAATGCCTCCAACGAATTGGTGCTTCCTTTCGTACGCAAATCCCAGGCGGATATGTACGCGGGCAAGGAACTGGGCACGGCTGACACGATTGCGGCTTCGAAAAAAATGGCGGAGAACATTCAGATTCCCGTTACCCTCAGCCTCGATACCGCTAAAGCGGCTAAAATGAAGCAGTTCAAGGAGCAGGTCGTGACGCCGAATATTCAAGCTCTGTACTCGGGAGAAAAGACTCCGGAGGCGATCACGGAAGACTTTAAAGGCAAAGCGGGCCAAATGCTAGGGCAGTAA
- a CDS encoding carbohydrate ABC transporter permease, with protein MQTTIAPKRRSAAGRFWREYGWAYLFILAPVLLFLIFTLYPVISALVMSFQQYNIMQSTWVGLDNYERLFKDDTFWKSIWNTVVFTVCTVPVNIVITFVLAHFIYQMKTKWQTFFKATMYLPAVASGVTISIVWLAIFDPTDVGLLNRFLGLFGLDPVIWLGQSKTALFSLILMNWLGSHGAGIILYLASMGGIPKSLYEAADIDHASGWTQFKAITWPLLKPTTLYLLVTGVITSFQVFISVYMMTQGGPNFATTTIAYLIYQTAFKFYEFGLASAQSFVLAFLIILVSVIQFKYFSSDVEY; from the coding sequence ATGCAGACGACAATTGCTCCCAAACGGCGGAGCGCCGCCGGGAGGTTTTGGCGGGAATACGGATGGGCTTATCTGTTCATCCTTGCGCCGGTGCTGCTATTTCTCATTTTTACGCTCTATCCGGTCATTTCGGCCCTGGTCATGAGCTTTCAGCAATACAATATTATGCAATCGACCTGGGTTGGCCTGGATAACTACGAGCGTCTGTTCAAGGATGATACGTTCTGGAAGTCCATATGGAATACGGTGGTGTTTACGGTCTGCACGGTTCCGGTCAACATCGTCATCACGTTCGTGCTTGCTCATTTCATCTATCAGATGAAGACGAAATGGCAGACGTTTTTTAAGGCCACCATGTATTTGCCTGCCGTTGCCTCCGGTGTGACCATTTCCATTGTGTGGCTCGCCATTTTTGATCCGACGGATGTGGGGCTGCTGAACCGATTTCTCGGTTTGTTCGGACTTGACCCGGTCATTTGGCTCGGCCAATCGAAGACAGCCCTGTTCTCGCTGATTCTGATGAACTGGCTCGGCTCTCACGGCGCGGGCATTATTCTCTACCTCGCCTCGATGGGCGGGATTCCAAAATCGCTGTACGAGGCGGCGGATATCGATCATGCCAGCGGCTGGACCCAGTTCAAGGCGATCACCTGGCCGCTGCTCAAGCCGACAACCCTGTATCTGCTCGTAACGGGAGTGATCACTTCCTTTCAGGTATTTATCTCGGTCTACATGATGACGCAGGGCGGCCCCAACTTTGCGACGACGACCATCGCTTATCTGATCTACCAGACGGCGTTCAAATTCTACGAATTCGGACTGGCTTCGGCGCAATCGTTCGTGCTGGCGTTTCTGATTATCCTGGTCTCTGTCATTCAGTTCAAATATTTCTCGAGTGACGTCGAGTATTAG
- a CDS encoding carbohydrate ABC transporter permease, translating into MKSKSKLFLAVAAACLVAWAFVTIIPLYWMIVGSVQDSASSASFRPEMIPGALSIAPYERFFAKTAAWRWLANSLLISTVLTITNVFFASLAGYAFSKLKFPGSKAVFWLLLSTMMIPAQVTLIPLYVLVVNVFNLGDSYTAIILPTAVTAGNIFLMKQYMSSLPTSLIHAARIDACSEFGIFWKVILPLAKPGLAVLAIFTFVASWNEFFWPFLITNSAEMRTIQVGLASFVFAESTDFGAIMAGATVGALPMLILFFSLQRYFLQGITIGAVKG; encoded by the coding sequence TTGAAATCGAAATCAAAACTGTTTCTGGCCGTGGCCGCCGCCTGTCTGGTAGCCTGGGCATTTGTCACCATTATTCCTCTATATTGGATGATTGTCGGTTCGGTGCAGGATTCGGCATCGTCGGCCAGCTTTCGGCCGGAAATGATTCCCGGAGCCTTATCGATTGCGCCGTACGAGCGCTTCTTTGCCAAAACAGCCGCCTGGCGCTGGCTGGCGAACTCGCTCCTTATCTCCACCGTCTTGACCATAACGAATGTGTTCTTCGCTTCATTGGCGGGATACGCGTTCTCGAAATTGAAATTTCCGGGCAGCAAGGCGGTCTTCTGGCTTTTGCTCAGCACGATGATGATACCGGCACAGGTGACGCTGATTCCGCTGTATGTCCTGGTGGTCAATGTCTTCAATCTCGGCGACAGCTATACGGCGATCATACTGCCGACCGCAGTTACCGCAGGCAACATCTTTCTGATGAAGCAGTACATGTCGTCGCTTCCGACCTCGCTCATTCACGCGGCGCGGATCGACGCCTGCTCCGAATTCGGGATTTTCTGGAAGGTTATTCTTCCTCTCGCGAAGCCGGGACTTGCGGTGCTGGCGATCTTTACCTTTGTCGCTTCCTGGAACGAGTTCTTCTGGCCGTTCCTGATCACCAACTCGGCCGAGATGCGGACGATTCAGGTGGGGCTGGCGTCCTTTGTATTTGCGGAATCGACCGACTTCGGCGCTATTATGGCCGGGGCGACGGTCGGCGCGCTGCCGATGCTGATTCTGTTCTTCTCATTGCAGCGGTATTTCCTGCAGGGCATTACGATCGGCGCCGTGAAAGGCTGA